One genomic region from Epinephelus fuscoguttatus linkage group LG6, E.fuscoguttatus.final_Chr_v1 encodes:
- the cnot6l gene encoding CCR4-NOT transcription complex subunit 6-like, with protein sequence MPKEKYDPPDPRRCYTIMPAEEAASGKKSYWAELEISGRVRSLSSSLWTLTHLTALHINDNNLSRIPPDIAKLPNLVYLNLSSNKLRSLPAELGNMVSLRELLLNNNLLRVLPYELGRLFQLQTLGLKGNPLSQDILNLYQEPDGTRKLLNYMLDNLAVHPEQLPQRPWITLKERDQMSSTAVFTVMCYNVLCDKYATRQLYGYCPSWALNWEYRKKGIMEEITSCDADIISLQEVETEQYYTMFLETLKERGYDGYFCPKSRAKLVSEQERKHVDGCAVFFKTEKFTLVQKHTVEFNQVAMANSEGSEVMLNRVMTKDNIGVAVLLEVNKDMFSSGMKPTQERQLILVANAHMHWDPEYSDVKLIQTMMFLSELKSIAERASGSMATGSPTSDPSSIPIVLCADLNSLPDSGVVEYLSNGGVAENHKDFKELRYNECLTNFSCNGKNGKNGNSDGSITHSFQLKSAYDSNLMPYTNYTYDFKGVIDYIFFSKTHMSVLGLLGPLDSQWLIDNNITGCPHPHVPSDHFSLLAQLELHPPPPHSLNPLNGLHLPVHSSTAHETKTLRD encoded by the exons ATGCCAAAGGAAAAATATGATCCTCCAGATCCCCGCAGATGTTACACCATCATGCCAGCGGAGGAGGCGGCCAGTGGGAAGAAGTCTTACTGGGCTGAGCTCGAGATTTCTG GACGCGTGAGGAGTCTGAGCAGCTCGTTATGGACGCTTACCCACCTGACGGCGCTGCACATCAACGACAACAACCTGAGCCGCATCCCGCCAGACATCGCCAAGCTGCCCAACCTGGTCTACCTGAACCTGTCGTCCAATAAGCTCCGCAGCCTGCCCGCCGAACTGGGCAACATGGTCTCTCTCAG GGAATTGCTTTTAAACAACAATCTTTTACGAGTTCTGCCTTATGAACTTGGGAGGCTTTTCCAGTTACAAACCTTGGGGCTTAAAG GAAACCCTTTGTCCCAAGACATCCTCAATCTGTACCAGGAGCCGGACGGAACCAGAAAGCTTTTGAACTACATGCTCGACAATCTAGCAG TGCACCCAGAGCAGCTCCCCCAAAGACCTTGGATCACTCTGAAAGAGCGAGACCAAATGAGTTCCACAG CCGTGTTCACGGTCATGTGCTACAACGTGCTGTGCGACAAGTACGCCACGCGACAGCTGTATGGCTACTGTCCATCCTGGGCCCTCAACTGGGAGTACCGGAAGAAAGGCATCATGGAGGAAATCACCAGCTGTGACGCTGACATCATCAGCCTGCAG gaggtggagacagagcagTACTACACTATGTTTCTGGAAACACTAAAGGAGCGCGGCTACGATGGCTACTTCTGCCCAAAGTCTCGTGCCAAACTGGTTTCTGAACAGGAGAGGAAACACGTGGACGGCTGCGCTGTGTTCTTCAAGACCGAGAA GTTTACTTTGGTCCAAAAACACACTGTGGAGTTCAACCAGGTGGCCATGGCCAACTCTGAGGGCTCAGAGGTCATGCTGAACAGAGTGATGACCAAAGACAACATCGGGGTGGCCGTTCTGCTCGAGGTCAACAAGGACATGTTCTCCAGTG GCATGAAGCCAACACAGGAGAGGCAGCTGATCCTGGTGGCCAACGCCCACATGCACTGGGACCCCGAGTACTCGGACGTCAAGTTGATTCAAACCATGATGTTCCTGTCGGAGCTGAAGAGCATCGCTGAGAGGGCCTCGGGCTCCATGGCGACCGGTTCGCCGACATCCGACCCGTCCTCCATCCCCATCGTCCTGTGTGCTGACCTCAACTCGCTGCCCGACTCTG GTGTGGTGGAATACCTGAGCAACGGAGGAGTGGCCGAGAACCACAAGGACTTCAAGGAGTTACGCTACAATGAATGTCTGACCAACTTCAGCTGCAATGGCAAGAACGGCAAGAATGGCAACTCAGATGGGAGCATCACACACAGCTTCCAGCTGAAGAGCGCCTACGACAGCAATCTAATGCCTTACACCAACTACACATATGACTTTAAG GGCGTTATCGACTACATCTTCTTCTCCAAGACCCACATGAGTGTCCTGGGCCTGCTGGGACCGCTGGACAGCCAGTGGCTCATCGACAACAACATCACCGGCTGCCCCCACCCCCACGTCCCCTCGGACCACTTCTCCCTGCTGGCCCAGCTGGAGCTGCACCCTCCCCCGCCCCACTCGCTCAACCCCCTCAACGGGCTGCACCTGCCAGTCCACAG CAGCACTGCCCATGAGACCAAGACGCTCAGAGATTAA